The following nucleotide sequence is from Alkalihalobacillus sp. LMS39.
CAGATACTTCTCCTCAACATCGTTTTTTATATTATAAAAACGCTGGCCACTTTCTCTCTTTTCCATATAGTTTCGTTAATTTGCCTGCCAATGTATTTATGAATGCCGGTGGGGGAATGACAATGACATTTGGTGGAACGAAGGCAGCCAATGCCGCAGCAGCAAAAGAAACATGGGGTGAAATCCTTGAATTTTTGCAAGTGAATACAGCGCTTAAAAAAGAAGAGACAATCGCTAAGTAACGAATGGTTTCACTGTGGTTAGTTTGAGTTGTCGGTAACGGACATTCATTCCGCTATTTCATGATAAAGCTACGTTTTTCAAAAGCTATTGGACATCTGTTCCGTTAAATGAACGAAAGTATAAAAGTTTCAATAGTAATTAAGGGATATAGCGGAACAGATGTCCGATAGAAATGTAAAAATAGGTGTTCTTTATAAAATAGCGGAATATATGTCCGATAAGGTAAGCTGGTTACATTCTTTGACCACACAAAAGTTGTTGGAGTAATTGTTATGTGGTAATATTAAAGTAGAATGACAGTCAGTCAGTTGGTGAATATTAGGAGGATTGATAATGAAAGTGGACAATAAATATGAACTAATTGTGGATGCATCAATAAAAATCATGAAAGAAAAGGGGTTCGAAAAAGCTTCAGTTTCTCAAATTGTGAAGGAAGCGGGAGTTGCTCAAGGAACCTTTTATTTATATTTTGATTCAAAAAGTGCTGTAGTGCCAGCTATTGCGAAGAGGATTTTAAATACACTGCTTGCAAAGATAAAGGAAAGTCATCTTCTGTCAGGGTCGATTTTTGAAACGATTGAGATGGTCATTGATGTTACATTTGAAGTGACAAAAGAGTATAACGAATTAATTTTATTTTGTTATGCGGGAATGGCTTATTATCATTCTTTTGACATTTGGGAAGAGATTTATCAACCGTATTATGATTGGCTAGAAGAACAATTAAACTCCGCTAAGGAAAGTGGCATGATTACTCCAAAAGTGGAAATTGCCCCATTGACAAGAATGCTTATTAATCTTATTGAAACTTCAGCTGAAGCCTATTATCTTTCAAATCAAGCAAAGAAAGAATCGGCAATTACAAAAACTCAGGTCATGACATTTATAAAGAGTACACTGACTGACTATCATTCATAATTAAAAAATTATGAGGTGTACTATGTTTACGAAAGCATCTGAGAAAAAGCTGTTAAAACTATCAGTCTTTGGTGCGCTCTTTTTTGCAATACTAGGAATCGTCTGGGGAACATTGATTTCTTCATATTTAATTATTTTTGACGGGTTATATTCATTTGTAAGTGTGATGCTGTCTCTGTTATCTCTTCTTGTTGCGCAATATATAAGTAAAAGTGATTCAAGAAGATTCCCCTTTGGTAAAGAAATGCTCGAACCTGTCGTCATTATCGTGAAATATGCAGCGATATTAATTCTTTGTTTACTTTCCGTTTGGGCAGCTATTGATGCAATGTTATCAGGAGGGCGGGAAATTAATGTAGGCCATGCTCTTATTTTTGCTGTTGTTAATACAGTAGGTTGTGCGGGTGTATATTTTTTACTAAAGAAAAATAAAGCAAAATCTGGCTTTATTCAGGCTGAAGCGAACCAGTGGAGAATGGATACGTTATTAAGTACAGCAGTTTTGGTAGGTTTCTTCTTCGCTGTTCTACTTTCATTTACTCCTTATCAAAGCGTGATTCCTTATGTTGACCCACTTATGGTCCTTCTTGTGGCGGGATATTTCCTTAAAGTTCCGATAACTGAAATGAGTAAAGCATTTAGAGAAGTTCTTGAAATGTCACCAGACCAACCTATTCAAACGAGGTTCAAAGAAGTCACTACTTCCATTGAAGCTCGTTACAACATTCAAGAATCAATTGTCCGTATCGCCAAAGTAGGAAATAAACTATTTATCGAAATTGATTTCATCCTTGATGAACATTCAAAAAATGTAACAATATCTGAACAGGATGAGATCCGGGAAGAAATTTTTCAACATACAAAGGATGTAGGCTATAAAAAATGGCTTACAGTTTCATTTACAAACGAGAAAAAGTGGGCGGAAAAGAGGTTAGTGTAATATTTTTTGTAGCGAGTAGTGACGTTATATCTTCTAGTTTTTTGGAGGATATGAATGTAAGAAGATGAAGCGGATGGAGGGGAAGTGCTGATGTTACAGTCAGGATATGGTCTTGATGAGAATGGATTTATTGTGAGTGATGTTAGCCTTGAAAAAATAGACCAAACTTATATGTCCTGCATACGAGAATGTGTGGATAGTATTAAAAAGTTGTTTCATCAGCAACTGCACAGCATATATGTGTACGGTAGTGTCGCACGAGGGGAAGCCGTTGTGGCTACATCTGATTTGGATATTATTGCTATGTTTAAAAGCGAGTTGTCGTCAAGTGAAGTGGATGACTTAAGGAAGCTAGCTGCGGGTTTATCACAAAAATATGTTGATTTAGTTCGTGAAGTTGGTATCGCGATTGCCTATTATGACTATACAGTAGACCCAGTGAATTACTATGAAAATGCATTTCTAGCAGAACTATGCGTTTGTGTGCATGGTGAGGATCTTGGTGAGAAGTTTGGTCCTTACAAACTCTCACCAGAGATAGCGATCCGTTTTAATGGTGATATTCG
It contains:
- a CDS encoding TetR family transcriptional regulator, with the translated sequence MKVDNKYELIVDASIKIMKEKGFEKASVSQIVKEAGVAQGTFYLYFDSKSAVVPAIAKRILNTLLAKIKESHLLSGSIFETIEMVIDVTFEVTKEYNELILFCYAGMAYYHSFDIWEEIYQPYYDWLEEQLNSAKESGMITPKVEIAPLTRMLINLIETSAEAYYLSNQAKKESAITKTQVMTFIKSTLTDYHS
- a CDS encoding cation diffusion facilitator family transporter translates to MFTKASEKKLLKLSVFGALFFAILGIVWGTLISSYLIIFDGLYSFVSVMLSLLSLLVAQYISKSDSRRFPFGKEMLEPVVIIVKYAAILILCLLSVWAAIDAMLSGGREINVGHALIFAVVNTVGCAGVYFLLKKNKAKSGFIQAEANQWRMDTLLSTAVLVGFFFAVLLSFTPYQSVIPYVDPLMVLLVAGYFLKVPITEMSKAFREVLEMSPDQPIQTRFKEVTTSIEARYNIQESIVRIAKVGNKLFIEIDFILDEHSKNVTISEQDEIREEIFQHTKDVGYKKWLTVSFTNEKKWAEKRLV
- a CDS encoding nucleotidyltransferase domain-containing protein; this translates as MLQSGYGLDENGFIVSDVSLEKIDQTYMSCIRECVDSIKKLFHQQLHSIYVYGSVARGEAVVATSDLDIIAMFKSELSSSEVDDLRKLAAGLSQKYVDLVREVGIAIAYYDYTVDPVNYYENAFLAELCVCVHGEDLGEKFGPYKLSPEIAIRFNGDIREVLTRTLTRIETASSEDLPKIIQGFARKIIRTYYSMVMVRSRIWTTRLHEQADIFLFYFPEKKPVISTLFNLIEETVMDREAVYELFKLEGEWASLNFAHEVYIS